ACTCGGCCTGGCCTGCCCACCCGACAACCGACTCGTCGAGCTCCACAAATACACCACCCGCCGCAACATCGACGGCATCGTCGAATGGCGCCCACCCAAACACTTGGACGTCGGACGACCCCGCACCAACTGCATGCACCACCCCGAACGACCACTCACACCCGAGGCGGACGAACCCTAGGTTGACGGCCAAGCACCGCCGTCAGTCGACGATGCGCAGTGCCGCCCTCGGACACTGTTCGACCGCGGCCCGCACGTCGACCTCGCGATCCGGTGGCACCGGACCATCAGCGATCTGGACCACGTCCTCATCTCCCAGCTCGAAGATGTCCGCGGCGATGGATTCACAAAAACCATTGGCCTCGCACATATCTGCGTCGACGATCACGCGCATCGGATGCCCCTTCCTCCTCAGAGCCCGACCGGCCGGTTCCCGATCACCTTGCCGGCGGCAAGATGCGCGAGTTCGCCCTCGGTCAGCCCACACTGGTCGCGCAGTACGTCTTCATTGTGCTCGCCGAGCGTCGGCGGCGGACGCAACAGCCATTGTTGTTGGCCGGTCAGCAGAGCAAACGGTGGAGTCGGATACAGGCCCGGCCCCGTTCGCGGGTGCTCCAGCGACTCGAAAAAGCCCCGCGCGCGCAGCTGAGGATTCTCGGTGACCAACGACGGCGAACCCACCGGCGCGACCGGAACACCGGCCGCAGCTAGCAACTCCACCGTCGCATCGAGCGGTTGTGCGGCGAACCAGTCCTGCAGCACATGGTCGATCTCGTCTGCCCGCTCACGGCGCCCGGCATCGGTGGTCAACCCCTCATCGCTCAACGCGCCGATCACATTCACCAGGGACGCCCACTGCCGGTCATCGCCCACGCTGACCGCGATCCAGTCGTCGTCCCCCGCGCACCGGTAAATGTTTTGCAGCGCGCCGCCCTGTCCGCGATTTCCCCTCCGGCTCAGCGTTTTACCGAATACCTCGGCTTCGATCGGCTGTACCGCCGTGGTGTTCAGCACGGTCTCCAGCATCGGCAACTCGACCTGCTGGCCGGTGCCGGTCCGCTCGGCGAAATGCAGCGCGGCCAGTACCGCGAACGCGGCGTGCACCCCGGCCAGGGGGTCGCAGGCGCCGCGCGGCGTCACCGGAGGGGTTTCGGGCAACCCGGTCACCCAGGTGAGCCCGCCGAGCTGCTCCATGGTGGGGGCGAATCCCACCCGCTCGCGCCATGGTCCGGCCAGCCCGAAGGCCGGCATCCGGGTGACGACCAAGCGCGGGTTGATCTTCAGCAGCACATCGGCGGTGAGACCGAAATGGTCCATCACACGAGGCGAGAAGTTTTCGATCACCACATCGGCGCCGGCCACCAAGGTGCGGAACAGACCCCGGCCTTCGTCGCTTCCCAAATCCAGTGTGACGGAACGCTTGTTGGTGTTCATCGCGTGGAAGACCCAGCCGTACTCCCACCAGTCGTCCACGTCGGTGCGCATGCCTCCGGAATAGCGGATGCCGTCGGGGCGCTGGATGGACTCCACCTTCACGACGTCGGCACCGAACGCCGCGAGCAGGTGGGTGGCGGCCGGCCCGGCCCAGAAAGCGGTCAGGTCGACGATGCGGACACCCTGCAGCGGCAGCTCGGCTCCCGCGGTCGAGGTCGCGTATTCGCGCGGCTGCCAGGGCGATTCGTCGTTACCGGCACCGAGAGCGGGCGTCTCGCGCACTGGGGCGGGCCCGCATTCCGCCATCAGCCACGGCGCGCGAGGCTGGTGGAACCCCGCGGGATTCTCGATGAACACGCCGCGTTCGGTCATGTACTCCATGTCGCGGATGGTGGCGCCGTTGCCCAGAGCCGCGATGGGCAGCCGGAAGAGCTGGCCCAGCTCGACGATCTCGGCGACCGTGCGCTCGGCCATCCACGGACCGATCGATTCGTAGATGAAGTCGCGGTACTCCCAGCGGCCGATCTGGAATCGGAGTTGCGGAATCTCCTCGAATTGCGGGCATTCGACCATCGCCGCAAAGTCCAGCCACTGCTGACCGGTAACCATGGTGATGCCGACGTAGCCGTCCTTGGCCGGGACAATCGACGGCACTTCGAGGGTGCGGCGGACCGGTGGAACCCGCAGCAGCTGGGAATGCAGCCATTCGCTGCTCTGCATCGCGGTAATCGCCTCGAGCATCGACAAGTCCAGATGCTCGCCCGGACCGCCGCGCTGCACGCGGCGCAGCATTGCCAGGGCGCCGAACGCCGCGTACACGCCACCCATGTACTCCCCGAGATCGCCGCCGATCGAGATCGGCGGACCCGCCGGGTCGCCGCGGAAACCGGTGCAGCCCGACCACGCCTGCAGCGTGAACTCGGTGGCGGCGCGGTCGGCGAACGGACCGGACCAGCCGAAATCGGAAATGGTGACGACGATGGCACGGGGCGCATCGGCGAGCAGTCGCTGCGGATCGATGCCCAGGTCCGCGGCGCGCGAGGGAGATAAGGCCAGGATGACGACGTCGGCCCCGGCCAGGTCGGCTTTCATTCGCTGTGATTCCGGCGACACACTCAGGCTGCTCTTGCCGGCATTGAGATAGCAGAACAACGGCGACGCCTGACCCGCCGGCACCGGCGAGCACGTCGCCGAAAACCCGCGCAACGGATCCCCTTGCGGCGGTTCTACTTTGCGGACCTGAGCGCCCGCGTCCACCAAGAGCTTGCCGCAGTAGCTGCCGGCCAGTCGGTCACTGATCTCGACGACCCGCAGCTCTTCGAGGGGCGTCGGCCGGTTATCGGCCTCGTGACTCACGCGGCTATTTATACCATTACTGCTAAAATAGCTAAGCCAACCGAGTTCGCGGGTCAGTCACCGTGCGCTCTCTCCTGCTGCAGGTTGCGAGGAACCGGATGACCGCCTTGGGTATTGGACCCGACGCCCGTCGCCGGCTATCGGCGCCCAGGATTGCCGAAATCGTAGCCGACGAGTTGCGCCGCCAGATCATCGACGGTGAACTGGCGGACGGAGATCTGCTGCCGCGCCAGGAAGTGCTTGTCGAGCAGTTCAAGGTCAGCCTGGTCTCGCTGCGCGAAGCCCTGCGAATCCTGGAGACCGAGGGGTTGGTCTCGGTACGTCGGGGCAACCGCGGCGGTGCCGTCGTACACGCCCCCGCCAAGACCAGCGCCGCCTACATGCTGGGTCTGGTCTTGCAGAGCGAGTCCGTCGCCGTCAGCGACCTCGGCGCCGCGTTGCAGGAGCTGGAACCTGCGTGCGCCGCGCTGGCCGCCCAACGACCGGACCGCGCGGACACTTTGGTGCCCGAACTCAAACGGGTCAACGACGCTATGGCCGAGAACCTGGAAGACGGGCGGTTATTCACCGAGATCGGCCGCGAATTCCACAATCTCATCGTCCGCGGCTGCGGCAACCACACCATCATTGCCGTCGTCGGCAGCCTGGAAACGTTGTGGAGCAGCCACGAACAACAGTGGGCCGACGAGAGCTCGGCGCGCGGAACCTATCCGTCGCTGGCCAAGCGGCGCGCGGCGCTCAACACTCACATCAAGCTCACCGAGACGATCGCCGAGGGCGACGTCGACCGGGCCCGGCGCATCGCCGGCCGCCACCTGGCCGACACGCAGACCTACGTGCTCTCCGGCCGACCGGAACAACGGATCTACGCACTGTCCCCGCAGGCGCTGTCGCGTCCGCGGGACGTCCGGCGCCCTTGACGACCCCGCGGACCGCGCTGGTCACCGGCGGCAGCGGTGGCATCGGAAAAGCGTGTGCTGCCAAGCTGAGTCAACTCGGGTACGACGTCGTGGTGGTGGCGCGCCGGCCGGGACCACTGCGTGCCGCGGCCGAGGAGATCGGTGCCCGCGCGGTCGTCGCCGATGCGTCCGACCCGGACGGATTCGCGGCTGCGATAGACACCCTCGAGCACATCGATCTCGTTGTGCACGCCTCCGGCGCACTGGGTGGAACCTATGCGCGCAAACAGACATTCGAGCAGTGGCGCACCATCATCTCGGCCAACCTGGATTCCTGCTTCGTGGTGACCTCCGCGGTACTGCCCCGGATGCGCCCGGGCTCACGCCTGATCTTCATCTCATCATCGGCGTCCCACGAACCCATGATGGCCCGGACCGCATACTCGGCGTCCAAGGCCGGCATGAACGCGTTCGCCCGTGCCTTGGCGATGGAAGTCGACCGGGACGGCATCGCTGTGCACCTGGTGACTCCGGGCCCGGTGGAAACCGAGATGCTGCAAGATGTTCCGTTCGAGATGTATGCGATTCAAGTGTCCGACATCGCCAACGCGGTCGCATGGCTGGACACCGTCGAACCCTCGGTCGACCTGCCGGAGATCAGGCTCAGCGCGGTGCAGCGCGGACCGTTCGCCCGTCCGCCGGTGGTGCCTACCGAAGTGCACCGCCGCCGTTCGGAAAGTTCCTGATCACCGATTCACCGAATTCCCGGAGCGTCTGCGGTGCCGCGAAGTCGGCGAACCAGACGTAGCAGCGTTCCACACCCTGCGCGGCCAGTCCCGCGAAATGGGCGATCAGCTCGTCGGCGTCGCCGCACACCAGACCCGGTCCGAGGTGACCGAATCGCCGGACGCTGACCTCCCGCACGGCATCGGGATCGGTCCCGGCCCGTGCGAAGCCGACCATCTGCTGAATTGAGATCCGGGCCGATCCGGTGGAACCGGCCAGTCGGGGCAGCCGATCGAGGTGATTGGCCTGCAGGTTCCACCAATCCGCATACTCGGCAACGAGTTTCATCATCCGGCGACCGCTGCCACCGAGGACCAGCGGGATCGGATGCGCCGGCCCCGGATTCTGGCCGCCGGCCCAGTATTCGGTGATCGACTCGAGATGGCGTCCGAGTTGCTCGACCCGGGCCACCGGATCCTGCTGGCCGACTTCGAATTTGGTGAACTCCGCGGGCCAGGAGCCGGATCCCAGGCCGAGGTCGAAGCGCCCGTCAGAAGCCGCCGACAGGGTGACAGCCTGCTTGGCCAACACCGCCGGCTGGCGGAACGCATCGCAGAGCACCAGGTGACCGATACGTAGGCGCTGCGTCTTGGCGGCGACCCAGCCGGCAATGCTCATTGCCTCCCAGATGTTTTCATCCGGCTGCCCGGGGGCCTCGAGATGATCGATGAAGGCGATGCCGTCGAACCCGGCCGCCTCGGCACACTGCGCCCGGTCCACGATGTCGGCGACCGGCAAGCGCACCTGCGGCAGGAACAGATACCACTCGACCATCGACCCCAACCCTTATCCCGTCGGCCGCGATTGCGTGCCGGTCGCTAGTTTACTATTTTTATTATGTTAGGGGTCTTATGGATGTTGGTCTGACTTCGGAGCAGCTGGCGCTGCGCGACACCGTGCGTGGCATCCTGCGCGCCGAGTGTCCACCCGATGCCGCCCGCCAGGCCTGCGCGGATCCGGACCGCTGGCGCACCCTGTGGAAGACGTTCGTCGACCTGGGCTGGACCGAACTGGCCGCATACGACGCCGGGGGCGAGTTCGGGCCGGTCGAGCTGGCGGTGGTGCTCGAGGAATGCGGCGCCGCCATCGCACCGGTTCCCTTGCTGAGCAGCGTGGGCCTGGCTGCCGGGGTGTTACGTGCAGCCGGCCCGGAGACCAATGAGGCGCTTGCCGAGATCACCTCGGGCGTCGTCGCCACCCTGGCGGCGCACTCCCCCGGCACGCGGCTGCCAGGGCCGACCATGACGCTGCGCGACGGCCGGTTGCGTGGACGGGCAATAGCCGTCCCCCATGCGGGGCGCGCGGAACTGATCGTGACCCTGGCCGATGCCGCTGAGCGGGGCCTGGTGGCCGCGGTCGCGCGCGCCGGCGACGGGGTGACCGTCGTGGCCGCCGAGTCGACCGATCCCGCTCAGCCCGTCGCCGAGGTCGAGATTGACGCGGCCCCCCTGGCCGTCGCGCCGGTGGAATCTGTCGACTCCGCGCTGGCGGCGCCGCTGGTGGCGCTCGCCGCAGACTTGGTCGGCGTGGCAAGTGCCGCCCTGCAACGCTCCGTCGAGCACGCCAAGACACGGCGTCAGTTCGGCAGCCCTATCGGCGCTTTCCAGGGTGTCAAACACGCCCTGGCCGACAACTACGTCAGCGTCGAGCGCGCCCGCAGCCTGACCTACGCGGCCGCGGCGGCGTTGGACCAACGGGGCGCGTGGACCGCCGCGGCCCTGGCCAAAGCCGCTGCCGCCGATGCCGCGAGCTCCTGTGCGCGCACCATGGTCCAGGTGCATGGCGCGCTCGGTCAGACCTGGGAACACGACGCCCACCTCTACGTCCGACACGCCTGGCAGGGCGCGGCCCAATTGGGCGACAGTCGCGCGCTGTACCACGAGGTGGGCCGCCGGTTTGCGGAGGGCGCGAAATGACCTCCGTTATCGACGAATTCGGCATCTGGCTGCGCGACTTTTTGCCCGACGACTACTACGACCGCTACCGCGATTACCGCTGGGACATCCCGTTGCGGCGTGACTATCAACGAGCCGCGTTCGAGGCCGGCTGGCTGCAACCCACCTGGCCCCGCGAGCACGGCGGCCGGTCGCTGGGTCTGCGCGATGCGATGGAGATCCGCATCGAAGCCGCGGTGCGGTCGGCACCCAAGCTGCCCAACATCCAGGGCCCCGGCGTCGCGGCGCCCGGGATTCGGCAATTCGGCACGTCCGAACAGATCGAGCGCCTGCTGGTGCCGCTGCTGCGCGGCGACGAATGGTGGGCGCTGGGCATGTCCGAGCCCGAGGCCGGATCCGACTTCGCCGGCCTGCGCACCCGCGCCGAGCGCGACGGCCCCGTGTTCCGGGTCAACGGTCACAAGATCTGGACCACCCAGGCCCACGAGTCGCGCTGGTGCACCTTGTATGCGCGCACCGATCCGGAGGCGCCCAAACACCGCGGTATCTCCTGCCTGATCCTCGACCTGCAGTCACCCGGGGTGCGGATCGAGCCGGTCCGGATGGCGTCGATCTCCGATGAGACGTTCTGCGAGGTCTTCCTCGACGACGTCGAGGTGCCGGTGCAGAACCTGCTCGGTCCGCTGCACGGCGGCTGGCAGGTCGCCATGTCGTCGTTGCACCATGAACGCCAAATGATCTGGATCATGAACTGGGTCGAAATCCAGCGCGGCCTGGACTCGGTCCGCAGGAACGCATCGGAGGACATCTACGCCGAACTGGGTGCCCTGCTCGCCGACGCGGAAGCGCTGCGGGCCACCGGATACCGCGCCCTGGACAACGAGCTCGCCGGCCGGCCCAGCCCGGAAGCCGACACCATGAAGTTGCTCGGATCGGTGACCTTGCAGCGAGTTTGGGAGCTCAGCGCGGCGGCGGCAGGACCAGCTTCGGCCGCGGATCCCGACCTGCTGTTCGAGCGGCAGGACGCCCTGGCCGCGACCATTTACGGCGGGACCTCCGAGGTTCAGCGCAACATCATCGCCGAGCGGCTGCTCGGGCTGCCGAAGGGATGACGAGGATGGATGACCAGGATGGATGACCAGGATGGACTATGACCTCGGCGACGACGCCGGTGAACTGCGAAATCGGTTGCGGCAGTTGATTGCCGAACACATCCCGGCCGACTTCCTGGGTGCGTGCACCGACGATCCCGACGATCTGGCCACCACCGAATCCTTCTGCAAGCTACTCGCCTCCGAGGGGTTGCTGGCGCTGGCGTGGCCGAAAGAGCATGGCGGCGGCGGTGGTTCGATCTGGCAGCAGACGGTGCTGCGCGAAGAGATGTGGGCGAACTACGAGCCCCGCGGACCGCAGTACATGGGCATCAACTGGGTCGGTCCGGCGATCATGCGCTACGGGACCGCCGAGCAGAAGGCCAAGCATCTGTCCGGGATTGCGTCCGGCGAGGTGATCTGGTGCCAGGGCTTCTCCGAACCCGAAGCCGGAACCGACCTCGCGTCGCTGCGCACCCGCGCCGTCCCCGATGGTGACGGGTGGCGGATCACCGGCCAGAAGGTTTGGACCTCGTATGCCCGGATGGCGTCCTGGTGTGTGCTGGCCGCGTGCACCCACCCGGATGCACCGAAATCCAAGCGGCTGAGCCTGTTTCTGATTCCGATGGACCGGCCCGGCTTCACTGTCCGCGGCATCCCGTCCATGCTGGGGCCTCATCACCTCAACGAGGTGTTCCTCGACGATCTGCCCGCGTATCCCGGTGACATGCTCGGCGAGCCGGGTGACGGCTGGCGGGTGATGCGCGAGGCGTTGGCATTCGAGCGCGTCGGTATCGCCCGCTACGCCCGCTGCGAGTCGCTGCTGCACCGGATGCAGGCCGAACTCGGCGCAGATTGGGACCGGTTGCCCGAATCGATTCGGGTTCGGTGGGTTCGGGCGCTCGTCGATTTGCGGGTGGCCCGGTTGATGGCTTACCGCGCCGTGTCGCTGCAGGACGACCCCGCGGCCGGCGCGGCGGCCAGCGCCGCCCGCATCGCCACCACCACGTGCGACCAACTGGTCGCCGAGTTGCTTTTCGATGTGCTGGGCCCGACGGCGCTGGACAGCGGCAGCTCCGCGGCACTATACGGCGCGGTCGACGACCACTGGCGTTACGCGCAGGCCGCCACCGTGGCCTCGGGCACCATCGAAGTGCAGCGGATGATGGTGGCACGTGACGTGTTGGGAGAACACCGGTGAATACCGAACTGCCACAAGATATCACCGACTTCGCAGCCGTTGCGATCAAGCGGCTGGCCCGGCTGGGCGGGCCGCCAGCCGCGCTGCGTGCGGAGACCGACGACGGTGTCCGGCTCGCGGCGCGCGACGCACTGACCGAGGTCGGCGCATTCGACCTCGACGTCCGGTCCGGATCCGACGACCTGCTGGCGGCCGCGGTGCTCTGCCAGGCCGCCGGAGCGACAGCCCTGCCGTATCCGCTCGTCGAAGAACTGCTGACGATCGACGGTGCCCGGCTGAGCCTGGTGAACCCGCAGGCGCCGCGCATCGACCATGGCGACCTGACCGGCGCCTGGCTCGCCGCGGACCTCGACGGCACGCGTTACCAGGTCCGGCCCGCGCCGCGGACCACCGCCAAGCTGGGACCATTCCTGGTTCCGGCCACTTTGTCGGCACCCGACGGCACGGTGCCGGCCGCCGACGTTAACCTTCATCTCGTGCTGGGATCATGGCGGATTCTGGGTGCGGTGCAGCAGGCGCTGGACATCGCCACGCAGCATGTGCAGGCGCGGGTGCAGTTCGGCAAGCCCCTCGCCGATTTCCAGGCCGTCCGGTTCACCGTCGCCGATGCCGCGGTCGCGGTGCGCGGACTGCACGAACTCGCCAAGTACACCCTGTGCCGGCCGGAAACGGTTCCCGCGCAGACCCTTTCGGCAGATGCCCTGGTGCTGCGGTTGAAGGCGGCGGAGACGGCGCGCCAGGTGTTGCGCACCGCACATCAACTGCTGGGCGCCCTGGGCTTCTGCGACGAATCCGACGTCAGCGTGCTCGACCGGCACACGCAGCCGCTGATCCGGTTGCCGCTAAGTCCGGAGGCGCTGGCCCTGCGGCTGATCCCGGACGTGCAGGACGGATCATTCGAGACGCTGTTCAACGGACGTGTCCCGGCATGAACCAGCCCGTCACCGCCCCCGTCCCCAGCCCCGCCACCAGCGAGGTGCCTGCCAACCCGTTCGAGGACGGTGTCCCGTTCGCGACCAAGCTGACCGAGCTGGCCGAGCAACAGCCTGACGACACCGCGGTCACGGTCGTGGCGCTGGACGGCAGCGTGCAGGCGCTCACCTTCGGCGAACTCGGTGCCCGCGCCAATCAGTGGGGCCGGGCGCTGGCGGCTCGCGGCGCGGAGACGGGTTCGCTGGTGGCCATCGCCATTCCGAACTCGCTGCACCTGGTGCTGGCGACGCTGGGCTGCTGGAAGGTCGGTGCCGTTCCGATTCCGATGCACTGGGACCTGCCCGAGTGGGAACGCGAGCGGGTTCGGGCGGTGATCAACCCCGCCGTCGTGGTCGATGACGTCAGCCGCTGGGAGCTGGACGCGTACGCCGCCACCGCGCCGGCGACTCCGCTGCCGACAGCGGTCTCCCCCACCGCCAACGGCATCTGTTCCAGCGGGTCCACCGGCGTGCCCAAGGTGATACTCAACCTGGCGCCGTCGCTGTGGATCCCCCAGCAGGGTGAGCCTTTCCTGGAGAACTGGACGCCGGTGCCCAAGCCGCAGCGGATCATGGTGCCCGCCCCGATGTATCACACCAACGGGTTCGCCCCGCTGCTGATGCTGTTGGGCGGCGACCACCTGGTGATCCTCGAAAAGTTCCATGCGCCAACATTTGTGGACACGATCGAGCGGTACCGCATCACGAATTTCACGGCGACGCCGACGATGTTGTCCCGCGTCGCCGCGCTGCCGGACATCGGTCGGCGCGACCTGTCCAGCATCGTGTTCATCCTGCAGGGCGCCGCGGTGATGCCACCATCGCTGCTGCACACCTGGTTCGAGCTGCTCAGCCCGGAACAGATCGTGATGGCCTACGGCATGACCGAGAACCTGGGGCTCACCGCATTGCGCGGCGACGAGTGGCTCAGTCATCCGGGCAGCGTGGGACGCGGATTCCGGGACACCGAAATACGGATTCTGGACGCCGATAAGCGGCCCCTGGGACCGGGCGAGCAAGGCGACATCTATCTGCGCGCGCCGATGAGCGCCGGCTACCGGTACCTGGGTGGGGCGCCGCCGCTGCCGTCGACGGAAGACGGGTTCCGCTCGGCCGGCGACATCGGTCACTTGGACGCGGACGGCTATCTGCACATCACCGACCGGCGCGCCGACATGATCATCAGCGGCGGCGCCAATGTCTTTCCGGCAGAAGTGGAGTCGGCGCTCATCGGACACCCCGGCATCGCCGATGTCGTCGTCATCGGGTTGTCCGATACGCGGTGGGGACGGCGGGTCCACGCGGTCATTCATGCCGCGCACCCATTGACCGAGCAGCAGGTGATCGAGTACGCCAAGAGTCGCCTTGCGCCCTACAAGGTTCCGAAGACAGTCGAATTCGTCGAGGGCATCCCCCGCACCGCAGCCACCAAGGTGAACCGCTCCGCGATGGTGGCGGCGCGGGGCGGGTAACCGAGCCTGCCACGACGAAGCGGCACGCCGAGCGTGAAATCGCCGACGCCTACCCGACGCGTCGCGTCGCAGAATTCACGCTCGCCGCGAGGAGAGATTCCGTCAGCCGCGCGAAGCCCGGTCCGACCGCTTCGTATGCGCGAACCCGTCCGCGATGGACGCAGCCAATTCCAGAAATGACTGCCGCGTGCGGCCGCCCATCAGATCCAGGACGATCTCCGACCCCTGGGCCAGATGGTCGTCGAACGGGATCACGTGCACCGCGCGAATCCGGGTGAGGAACTGCGCGGCCAGTCTGTCCAGGTCTACCGACGACCTCCCGGGCCGTGACGCGCTGATGACCACCGTCGCGTTGGGCACCAGATGTCCGCGGCCATGGTGTTCCAGCCAGTCCAGCGTGGCGAACGCGCTGCGCGCGGCGTCGATGGCCGGCGAGGCGACCAGCACGATCGCGTCGGCCTCGTCCAGCACGGCCGACATCGCCGAGTGCACCAACCCGGTGCCGCAGTCGGTGAGGATCAGGTTGTAGAACCGCTGCAACAGGCGGATCACCACCCGGTAGTCGGCCTCGGAGAACGCCTCGGAGGTCGCCGGATCACGTTCGGAGGCAAGGATTTCCAGTCGGCTGGTGCTCTGTGAGGTGTGCCGGCGGATGTCGGAGTAGCGAAAGATGTTGTCGTCCAGCAACAGATCCCGCACCGTCGAGCGGCTCTGATCGGGACCACGTTGGGCCAAGGTGCCGAAGTCGGGATTGGCG
This genomic stretch from Mycobacterium paragordonae harbors:
- a CDS encoding class I adenylate-forming enzyme family protein; this encodes MNQPVTAPVPSPATSEVPANPFEDGVPFATKLTELAEQQPDDTAVTVVALDGSVQALTFGELGARANQWGRALAARGAETGSLVAIAIPNSLHLVLATLGCWKVGAVPIPMHWDLPEWERERVRAVINPAVVVDDVSRWELDAYAATAPATPLPTAVSPTANGICSSGSTGVPKVILNLAPSLWIPQQGEPFLENWTPVPKPQRIMVPAPMYHTNGFAPLLMLLGGDHLVILEKFHAPTFVDTIERYRITNFTATPTMLSRVAALPDIGRRDLSSIVFILQGAAVMPPSLLHTWFELLSPEQIVMAYGMTENLGLTALRGDEWLSHPGSVGRGFRDTEIRILDADKRPLGPGEQGDIYLRAPMSAGYRYLGGAPPLPSTEDGFRSAGDIGHLDADGYLHITDRRADMIISGGANVFPAEVESALIGHPGIADVVVIGLSDTRWGRRVHAVIHAAHPLTEQQVIEYAKSRLAPYKVPKTVEFVEGIPRTAATKVNRSAMVAARGG